From a single Candidatus Defluviilinea gracilis genomic region:
- a CDS encoding site-specific DNA-methyltransferase, translating to MPDPKIFFETEQVKIIHDDVVATDRVDDSSVDLIVTSPPYNVDIAYNSHKDDISYAEYLEFSQQWMTRCHQWLKDDGRFCLNIPLDKNKGGQQSVGADLTTLAKQIGFGYHSTIIWNEGNISRRTAWGSWMSASAPFVIAPVELILVLYKSKWKKTGGSKVSDVTRDEFMEWTNGVWTFNGESKKKIGHPAPFPLELPRRCVKLFSYVGDTVLDPFSGSGSTIIAAVTNGRKAIGVEVDAKYCELSRKRVVAAMEVISSP from the coding sequence ATGCCCGATCCCAAAATCTTTTTTGAAACTGAACAAGTAAAGATCATTCACGACGATGTTGTCGCCACCGATCGCGTGGACGATTCGAGCGTTGACCTGATCGTCACCTCGCCGCCGTACAATGTGGACATCGCCTACAACTCGCACAAAGATGATATTTCGTACGCGGAGTATCTTGAGTTCAGCCAACAATGGATGACGCGTTGTCATCAATGGTTGAAAGACGACGGGCGTTTTTGCTTGAACATTCCGCTCGATAAAAATAAAGGCGGGCAACAAAGCGTGGGCGCCGATTTGACCACGCTCGCAAAACAGATCGGCTTTGGTTATCACTCCACCATCATTTGGAACGAGGGCAACATCTCGCGCCGCACCGCCTGGGGCTCATGGATGAGCGCCAGCGCGCCGTTCGTCATCGCGCCGGTGGAATTGATCCTTGTGCTGTATAAAAGCAAGTGGAAGAAAACGGGCGGAAGCAAAGTTTCTGATGTGACGCGCGACGAATTCATGGAATGGACCAACGGCGTGTGGACGTTCAACGGAGAAAGCAAAAAGAAGATCGGTCACCCCGCGCCGTTTCCGCTTGAATTGCCGCGCCGCTGTGTCAAACTGTTCAGCTATGTAGGCGACACTGTGTTAGACCCGTTCAGCGGCAGCGGCTCGACCATCATCGCGGCAGTGACGAATGGACGCAAAGCCATCGGCGTCGAAGTGGATGCAAAGTATTGCGAGTTATCGAGGAAAAGGGTTGTCGCGGCGATGGAGGTGATATCATCGCCTTGA
- a CDS encoding PLP-dependent aminotransferase family protein, which yields MQTPWEYRYAFRTQQMSSSVIRELLKLTELPEIISFAGGLPAPEVFPLERFREASNTVLENFGPQSLQYSTTEGHRPLREMIARHISRFSSEVSADNVLITSGSQQALDFVGRLFVNRGDYIVVESPTYLGALQAWNAYGAQYIPVRADEHGMIVDELEAALRVGPKFIYVLPNFQNPSGSTLSLERRQQLIRIADKYGVPIIEDDPYGQLRYEGEHIPSIVALDSEYRGPNGGHYSGNVIYLSTFSKLLAPGLRLGWVIAPSEVIQKLVMSKQAADLHTSSFNQYIAFEAAKGGFLDEHVKVIRATYKERRDVMIEMMEEMFPAGVTWRKPKGGMFLWSILPEGMDSAEVLKRAVEKKVAFVPGEAFHPLGGGRNTMRLNFSYSSPETIREGIARLGVTLKELIADK from the coding sequence ATGCAAACACCCTGGGAATATCGCTACGCTTTTCGCACTCAACAAATGTCGAGTTCGGTTATCCGCGAATTGCTGAAACTCACCGAACTGCCGGAGATCATTTCATTTGCGGGTGGTCTGCCGGCGCCGGAGGTTTTCCCGCTGGAGCGGTTCCGCGAGGCGAGCAATACCGTGCTGGAGAATTTCGGTCCCCAGTCATTGCAATACAGCACGACCGAGGGACACCGCCCTCTGCGTGAGATGATCGCGCGGCACATTTCGCGCTTCAGTTCGGAGGTGAGCGCGGATAACGTCCTCATCACGTCCGGCTCGCAGCAGGCGTTGGATTTTGTCGGGCGGCTGTTCGTCAACCGCGGCGACTACATCGTGGTCGAATCGCCGACGTATCTCGGCGCGTTGCAGGCGTGGAACGCGTACGGCGCGCAATACATCCCTGTGCGAGCGGATGAACACGGGATGATCGTGGATGAATTGGAAGCGGCTCTGCGCGTCGGACCTAAATTTATCTACGTCCTTCCGAATTTCCAAAACCCGAGCGGGTCCACGCTGAGCCTCGAGCGGAGGCAGCAACTCATCAGGATCGCGGATAAATACGGCGTGCCGATCATCGAGGATGATCCGTATGGTCAGTTACGTTATGAAGGCGAGCATATCCCGTCCATTGTGGCGTTGGACAGCGAGTATCGCGGTCCGAACGGCGGACATTACAGCGGCAATGTGATCTACCTCAGCACGTTCTCGAAGTTGCTCGCGCCGGGTCTGCGGCTGGGATGGGTGATCGCGCCATCGGAAGTGATCCAGAAACTGGTGATGAGCAAACAAGCGGCGGATTTGCACACGTCTTCGTTCAATCAATATATCGCGTTCGAGGCGGCGAAGGGCGGATTCCTCGACGAGCATGTGAAAGTGATCCGCGCCACATATAAAGAACGGCGCGATGTGATGATCGAAATGATGGAAGAGATGTTCCCCGCCGGTGTGACGTGGCGAAAGCCGAAAGGCGGCATGTTCCTGTGGAGCATTTTGCCCGAAGGCATGGACTCGGCGGAGGTGTTGAAACGCGCGGTGGAAAAGAAGGTCGCGTTCGTGCCGGGCGAAGCATTCCATCCCTTGGGTGGAGGCAGGAACACGATGCGGTTGAATTTTTCCTATTCCTCGCCGGAGACCATCCGTGAGGGGATTGCGAGGTTGGGGGTTACGTTGAAGGAGTTGATCGCGGATAAATAA
- a CDS encoding AbrB/MazE/SpoVT family DNA-binding domain-containing protein, with protein sequence MELTISNKGWVVIPAEYRKKYNLRAGAKVVIVDYGGVLAIVPAVKDPIKKGYGFLKETPPLYDAVKKDREMEKKREERFANG encoded by the coding sequence ATGGAATTGACAATTTCCAACAAGGGCTGGGTTGTGATCCCTGCCGAGTATCGCAAGAAATACAACCTGCGCGCCGGCGCCAAAGTGGTCATTGTAGATTACGGCGGTGTGCTTGCCATTGTTCCCGCTGTCAAAGATCCGATCAAAAAAGGGTATGGATTTCTAAAAGAAACGCCGCCACTGTACGATGCCGTGAAGAAAGACCGTGAAATGGAAAAAAAGAGAGAAGAAAGATTCGCGAATGGCTGA
- a CDS encoding PIN domain-containing protein: MSVSVEFILRIVGMIFIGIIAGVWGFSLGGNNFSESIRYASIIGLLGALTGLVLTPYVTTRPARAVRVRLGRLSAETLFAGLLGMIVGLLTAALLAFPFSLLPKPFGQIMPLVGVIAFTWLGISLFVMRQGDIMGLLSTLSGRGGEGGSSSSWTNLNRTILLDTSVIIDGRVTDIARTGFLPGTLLIPRFVLNELQYIADSPDGLRRQRGRRGMDALAELQKLPNILVRISDINAEGVREVDDKLVVLAKQLKCPILTNDYNLNKVAELQGVTILNINELANAVKSVVLPAERMTLNIFQEGKEHGQGVGYMDDGTMVVVENGHDYIGEYKEVVVTKVLQTAAGRMIFARVEDENGRKKK; this comes from the coding sequence ATGAGCGTCAGTGTTGAATTTATTCTTCGTATTGTTGGCATGATCTTTATCGGGATTATCGCAGGCGTTTGGGGGTTTAGTTTGGGCGGGAACAACTTTTCAGAATCGATCCGCTATGCCTCGATCATTGGGCTGTTAGGCGCGCTCACCGGGCTGGTGCTTACGCCCTATGTGACGACGCGCCCGGCTCGCGCGGTGCGCGTGAGGCTGGGACGGCTTTCGGCAGAGACTCTCTTCGCCGGGTTGCTCGGCATGATCGTTGGGTTGTTGACCGCGGCGCTGTTGGCATTTCCTTTTTCATTGCTTCCCAAACCGTTCGGGCAGATCATGCCGCTGGTCGGTGTGATCGCGTTTACATGGCTGGGCATTTCGCTGTTCGTGATGAGGCAGGGAGATATCATGGGTCTGCTCAGCACATTGAGCGGACGCGGCGGCGAGGGCGGTTCTTCGTCTTCATGGACAAACCTCAACCGCACCATCTTACTGGATACGAGCGTGATCATTGACGGGCGCGTGACAGATATTGCCAGAACAGGATTTTTGCCGGGCACGCTTCTCATCCCGCGTTTTGTGTTGAACGAGCTCCAATATATTGCCGATTCACCGGACGGTTTGCGCCGTCAACGCGGGCGGCGCGGCATGGACGCGCTGGCTGAACTGCAAAAATTGCCGAACATTCTCGTGCGCATCAGCGACATCAACGCGGAAGGCGTGCGCGAAGTGGACGATAAACTTGTTGTGCTTGCCAAGCAGTTGAAATGCCCGATCCTCACCAATGATTACAATTTGAACAAGGTCGCCGAACTGCAAGGCGTGACGATCCTCAACATCAACGAACTGGCGAACGCGGTCAAGTCTGTCGTCCTGCCTGCCGAACGCATGACACTGAACATTTTCCAGGAAGGCAAGGAACACGGTCAGGGCGTGGGCTACATGGACGACGGCACGATGGTGGTGGTGGAGAACGGTCACGATTATATCGGCGAATATAAGGAAGTCGTCGTTACGAAAGTCCTCCAAACCGCGGCGGGTCGCATGATCTTCGCGCGCGTGGAAGACGAGAATGGACGAAAGAAAAAATAA
- a CDS encoding YbaK/prolyl-tRNA synthetase associated domain-containing protein encodes MTDIHEQLCALLDQEGATYRVIEHEPEGRTELIAKIRGNRIEQSIKSMTLQVRLTRKENIYCLANVPGNCRIDFDGVKRHFNADSVAFASREKAQELTGCVIGAIPPFTFSDQLQVLADPLIQQNDEVVFNAGRLDRSIFMKLDDYIRIAKPQLVPIAQRG; translated from the coding sequence ATGACCGACATCCACGAACAACTCTGCGCCTTACTCGATCAAGAAGGCGCGACGTATCGCGTGATCGAACACGAGCCCGAAGGGCGGACAGAACTTATCGCCAAGATTCGCGGCAACCGCATCGAACAATCCATCAAGTCCATGACCTTGCAGGTGCGACTGACTCGCAAGGAAAATATCTACTGCCTCGCAAACGTCCCCGGCAATTGCCGCATTGACTTCGACGGGGTCAAACGTCACTTCAACGCGGATAGTGTCGCGTTCGCGTCGCGCGAAAAGGCTCAAGAGTTGACGGGATGCGTCATCGGGGCGATTCCGCCATTCACGTTTAGCGACCAGCTTCAAGTGTTGGCTGATCCGCTCATCCAGCAGAATGATGAGGTCGTGTTCAACGCGGGTCGCTTGGACCGATCCATTTTTATGAAACTCGATGATTACATCCGCATCGCCAAGCCGCAATTGGTACCAATCGCCCAACGCGGATAA
- a CDS encoding DUF3592 domain-containing protein, producing the protein MDNYEKNVDKVYNTVEKAGRVANRLQIGCWIVFANLFLGGFCLWGAYVGYVSWQLEQKGETVTGIVTRLEESSSSEGGCCVYSPVIEFEANGQTYSFEGGNASYPPAYDVGEEVSVLYDPADPNTAQINKWTERWLMPIILIPAMIFTALILNFFLIRSFWRNEVM; encoded by the coding sequence ATGGACAACTACGAAAAGAACGTAGACAAGGTATATAACACGGTGGAGAAAGCAGGCAGGGTCGCTAATCGTTTACAGATCGGTTGTTGGATCGTCTTTGCTAATTTGTTCCTTGGCGGATTTTGTTTGTGGGGCGCGTACGTGGGATATGTCAGTTGGCAATTGGAACAGAAAGGCGAAACGGTAACAGGTATCGTGACTCGTCTCGAAGAAAGCAGCAGCAGCGAAGGCGGTTGCTGTGTGTACTCGCCTGTCATCGAGTTCGAAGCGAACGGGCAGACTTATTCTTTTGAGGGCGGCAACGCTTCGTACCCTCCCGCCTATGATGTGGGAGAGGAAGTTTCGGTGTTGTACGACCCCGCCGACCCGAACACCGCGCAGATCAACAAATGGACCGAACGCTGGCTGATGCCGATCATCCTCATCCCTGCCATGATCTTCACCGCGCTGATCCTCAACTTCTTCTTGATCCGTTCCTTTTGGCGGAATGAAGTGATGTGA
- a CDS encoding HAD family hydrolase: protein MSLNGIKAVFFDLDGTLRHNIPGGGEIFSEHVRSMGHELSDDDLQRAMRWEFAYWANSADLLDDFKKHEGENEKFWVNYSYRRLVALNIPLKKSKSLAPKVSAYMQEFYTPKSIVPDDVKNTLIELKQHGYVMAVISNRDKPFSEELKSHGISTFFDFSLAGGEVDSFKPEPEIFHHALKRVAGLSAQETIYVGDNYYADVIGSRRAGLQPVLYDPSGFFPEADCAIIKSFDELIPAIKNL, encoded by the coding sequence ATGTCTCTGAACGGAATCAAAGCCGTCTTCTTCGACCTCGACGGAACGCTGCGTCACAACATCCCCGGCGGAGGCGAAATTTTCTCCGAACACGTCCGCTCGATGGGACACGAACTCAGCGACGATGATCTTCAACGCGCCATGCGCTGGGAATTCGCGTATTGGGCAAACTCTGCCGACCTGCTCGATGATTTCAAAAAGCACGAGGGCGAGAACGAGAAGTTTTGGGTCAACTACAGTTATCGCCGCCTCGTTGCATTGAACATCCCTCTCAAAAAATCAAAGTCTCTCGCGCCGAAAGTCTCCGCGTACATGCAAGAGTTTTACACGCCCAAAAGCATCGTCCCCGACGATGTGAAGAATACCCTGATCGAATTGAAACAACATGGATACGTCATGGCGGTCATTTCCAACCGCGACAAACCATTCAGCGAGGAACTCAAATCACACGGCATAAGCACTTTCTTCGATTTCTCACTTGCCGGTGGCGAAGTGGACTCGTTCAAGCCCGAGCCTGAAATTTTTCATCACGCGCTCAAACGTGTCGCGGGACTCTCCGCGCAAGAAACGATCTACGTCGGCGACAATTACTACGCGGATGTGATCGGTTCGCGCCGCGCGGGACTTCAACCTGTCCTCTACGACCCCAGCGGATTCTTCCCCGAAGCAGATTGCGCCATCATCAAATCGTTCGATGAATTGATTCCAGCGATCAAGAATTTGTAG
- a CDS encoding DUF1016 family protein, which produces MKTDKIVPRSTFFDEVRSILAQARQKAYAAVNFAMVEAYWEIGRRIVEEEQQGKDRAEYGAALIKELSKQLTGEFGKGFTIANLKNFRLFYLTFPDFQKSYAVRSLLSWSHYRLIMRVEGEPARKYYIREAAEQNWSTRQLERNINTHYFERLLKSPDKKSATPENDSSKPTFADFIKDPYVLEFLQIPESPDASEREIETAIIDNLQQFLLEMGKGFSFVGRQFRISAETSHFYIDLVFYNYLLKCFVLIDLKNEKLTHQDIGQMDMYVRMFDDLKRGDDDNPTVGIIFCAAKDETVVKYSVLKDSEQIFASKYRLILPTEEELAREIERERRMIMEQRARYEVNRER; this is translated from the coding sequence ATGAAAACCGATAAAATCGTTCCTCGTTCCACGTTCTTCGACGAAGTCCGCTCCATTCTGGCGCAAGCCCGTCAGAAGGCGTACGCGGCGGTCAACTTTGCCATGGTCGAAGCCTACTGGGAGATCGGCCGCCGCATTGTGGAGGAGGAACAGCAGGGCAAAGATCGGGCTGAATATGGCGCGGCTCTTATCAAGGAACTCTCCAAACAGTTGACTGGAGAGTTCGGCAAGGGGTTTACCATTGCCAACCTCAAGAATTTTCGGCTGTTTTATCTCACCTTCCCCGACTTTCAAAAAAGCTACGCAGTGCGTAGCCTTTTAAGCTGGTCTCACTACCGCCTCATCATGCGCGTGGAAGGCGAGCCCGCCCGCAAGTATTACATCCGCGAGGCGGCGGAGCAAAATTGGAGCACGCGCCAGTTGGAACGGAATATCAACACTCACTATTTTGAGCGACTATTGAAATCGCCAGACAAGAAATCGGCAACTCCAGAGAACGATTCGAGCAAGCCGACCTTCGCCGACTTCATCAAAGATCCCTACGTGCTTGAGTTTTTGCAGATCCCAGAATCGCCCGATGCTTCAGAACGGGAAATAGAAACCGCCATCATTGACAACCTGCAACAATTCCTGCTCGAAATGGGCAAAGGATTTTCCTTTGTCGGCAGGCAATTCCGCATCAGCGCCGAAACCAGTCATTTCTACATTGACCTTGTGTTTTATAACTATCTGCTCAAGTGTTTCGTGCTGATCGATCTGAAGAACGAAAAGTTGACGCATCAAGACATCGGGCAAATGGATATGTACGTGCGGATGTTCGACGACCTGAAACGCGGTGACGATGACAACCCAACCGTTGGGATCATCTTCTGCGCGGCAAAGGACGAGACGGTGGTGAAATATTCAGTCTTGAAAGACAGCGAGCAAATTTTCGCTTCCAAGTACAGGCTGATATTGCCAACCGAAGAAGAACTGGCAAGAGAGATCGAACGCGAGCGGCGCATGATTATGGAACAACGCGCTCGTTACGAAGTCAATCGTGAACGTTGA
- a CDS encoding DUF1939 domain-containing protein, whose translation MGVMMQAFYWDCPRLENEEFQWWNTIREQIPALAKVGFTALWLPPAHKAANLAGPSMGYDPYDYYDLGEFDQKGTIPTWFGPRAELESLIQAAHSHKVSVIADMVFNHNSGADAQELNPLINQMRWTLFHPKSGKFPRNWECFHPCMYESWDNMTFGDMPDLAHRNPYVYAELLKLARWLIEDVGFDGFRYDFVKGYGADTITAIQEYRYQRNGQQFVPYGVAEFWDNAHAIENWVDLANFSNTNPVEAFDFPQREMLKAMCDSYGFSLKNLTTWDTVVRREEQNAVSFVENHDLRDEGRPIINDKLLAYSYILTHEGYPCVFWHDYFNLNLALGDTPNGIVALVDAHEKYAGGDTQVLYVDDNLYIMQRVGYGNQPGLVYVLNNRGDNWNGRLVTTKWTNASFAPVAWWSHSDLSRPINQSTDRDCRAQFYAPPRGYAVYAMK comes from the coding sequence ATGGGCGTGATGATGCAAGCCTTCTACTGGGACTGTCCGCGATTGGAAAACGAAGAATTCCAATGGTGGAACACGATCCGCGAGCAAATCCCCGCGCTGGCGAAGGTAGGATTCACGGCGTTGTGGCTTCCGCCCGCGCATAAAGCCGCGAATCTGGCGGGACCCTCAATGGGCTACGACCCGTACGATTATTACGACCTTGGCGAGTTCGACCAGAAGGGAACAATACCCACGTGGTTCGGTCCGCGCGCGGAGTTGGAATCCCTCATCCAAGCCGCGCACAGCCACAAGGTCAGCGTGATCGCGGATATGGTCTTCAATCACAACAGCGGGGCAGACGCGCAGGAGTTGAATCCGCTGATCAATCAAATGCGCTGGACGTTGTTCCATCCGAAGAGCGGAAAGTTCCCGCGCAATTGGGAATGTTTTCATCCGTGCATGTACGAAAGTTGGGACAACATGACCTTCGGCGACATGCCCGACCTCGCGCATCGCAATCCGTATGTGTATGCCGAACTGCTCAAGTTGGCGCGCTGGCTCATCGAGGATGTCGGCTTCGACGGCTTTCGATACGATTTTGTAAAAGGCTACGGCGCCGACACCATCACCGCGATCCAAGAATATCGTTATCAGCGCAACGGTCAACAGTTTGTGCCGTATGGCGTGGCGGAATTTTGGGATAACGCGCACGCCATCGAAAACTGGGTGGACCTTGCCAACTTCTCCAACACGAATCCTGTGGAGGCGTTCGATTTCCCTCAGCGCGAAATGCTCAAAGCGATGTGCGACTCGTATGGTTTCAGTTTGAAGAATCTCACCACGTGGGATACGGTCGTTCGGCGCGAGGAACAGAACGCGGTTTCGTTCGTTGAAAATCACGACCTGCGCGATGAGGGGCGTCCCATCATCAACGACAAATTGCTTGCCTACAGTTACATCCTCACGCACGAGGGGTATCCGTGCGTGTTCTGGCACGATTATTTCAATTTGAATCTCGCGCTCGGCGACACGCCCAACGGCATCGTCGCGCTCGTGGACGCGCACGAAAAATACGCGGGCGGCGACACCCAAGTCTTATACGTGGACGACAACCTCTACATCATGCAGCGCGTGGGATATGGGAATCAACCGGGACTGGTCTACGTGCTGAACAATCGCGGCGACAACTGGAACGGGCGCCTCGTCACCACCAAATGGACGAACGCTTCATTCGCCCCTGTGGCTTGGTGGAGCCATAGCGACCTTTCGCGCCCCATCAACCAATCCACCGACCGCGACTGCCGCGCACAATTCTACGCCCCGCCTCGTGGATACGCGGTGTATGCGATGAAGTAG
- a CDS encoding nitroreductase family deazaflavin-dependent oxidoreductase, with product MKSDLASEEFCYLTTTGRVTGNPHEIEIWFGMKGDTLYILSGGGHKSDWVKNLMKSPNVTVRIGTSRFTSTGTLVQSSEEESSARALLADKYNERESDGSLSEWAQTALVVALEIK from the coding sequence ATGAAGAGTGATCTCGCCAGCGAGGAATTTTGCTATCTCACCACCACAGGTCGCGTCACTGGCAACCCGCACGAGATCGAAATCTGGTTCGGGATGAAAGGCGACACGCTCTACATCCTCTCCGGCGGCGGTCACAAATCGGATTGGGTGAAGAACCTGATGAAGAGTCCCAACGTCACCGTGCGGATCGGGACAAGCCGCTTCACCTCGACGGGCACGCTGGTCCAGTCTTCGGAGGAAGAATCGTCCGCCCGAGCCCTGCTCGCCGACAAATACAACGAACGCGAATCCGACGGCTCGCTCAGCGAATGGGCGCAGACCGCGCTGGTGGTAGCGTTGGAAATTAAGTAG
- a CDS encoding GxxExxY protein, translating into MKIVEERDPQTYAIIGAAMEIHRQLGHGFLEAVYQEAAVIEFPLRQVPFEREVSLPIKYKNILLPTHYRADFVCFSEIVVEFKALSRLSTVEESQLLNYLKATGLKRGLLINFGATSLQYKRLVWGYEEKVLKSAPSA; encoded by the coding sequence ATGAAGATCGTGGAAGAACGCGACCCGCAGACGTATGCCATCATCGGCGCGGCGATGGAAATTCATCGCCAATTGGGTCATGGGTTTCTCGAAGCGGTGTATCAGGAAGCCGCAGTGATCGAATTTCCACTCAGGCAAGTTCCGTTTGAGAGGGAAGTTTCACTGCCAATCAAATACAAAAATATTCTTCTTCCCACTCATTATCGCGCAGACTTTGTTTGCTTCTCTGAGATCGTTGTGGAGTTCAAGGCTTTGTCCAGATTATCAACCGTGGAAGAGTCTCAACTTCTCAACTACCTCAAAGCCACAGGTTTAAAACGCGGACTGTTGATCAACTTTGGCGCAACAAGCCTGCAATATAAGCGCCTCGTCTGGGGTTATGAAGAAAAGGTTTTAAAATCTGCGCCATCTGCGTAA
- the moaA gene encoding GTP 3',8-cyclase MoaA, translating to MNLTDTFNRPLRDLRISVTDRCNFRCVYCMPREIFGSDYPYLPHNEVLTFEEIARLARIFVGHGVKKIRLTGGEPLVRKDAHLLVKMLAEIPGLDLTLTTNGALLAKQAQALKNAGLKRVTVSLDSLDDETFKALNDADFPVAKVIEGMDTAASVGLEPIKVNMVVKRGMNESSILPMARFFREKGYILRFIEYMDVGHTNGWRMDDVVSSAEIVKMISAEMPLEPIDPNYRGEVAERWRYTDGSGEIGVISSVTHAFCRDCNRARISAEGKLYTCLFAVKGHDLKSLMRNGATDDDISQTIARIWGKRDDRYSELRSENTIDLPKVEMSHIGG from the coding sequence ATGAACCTCACTGACACCTTCAACCGCCCCTTGCGCGACCTGCGCATCTCAGTCACCGACCGCTGTAACTTCCGTTGCGTGTACTGCATGCCGAGAGAGATCTTCGGCTCCGATTATCCCTACCTGCCGCACAACGAAGTGCTGACCTTCGAAGAGATCGCGCGTCTGGCGCGCATTTTCGTGGGGCATGGCGTCAAAAAGATTCGCCTGACCGGCGGCGAGCCGCTCGTCCGCAAGGATGCGCATCTGCTCGTGAAAATGCTCGCGGAGATTCCCGGGCTCGACCTCACACTCACGACCAACGGCGCGTTATTGGCGAAACAGGCTCAAGCGTTGAAAAACGCGGGCTTGAAGCGCGTCACCGTGAGTTTGGATTCGCTCGACGATGAAACCTTCAAAGCGTTGAACGACGCGGATTTCCCGGTGGCGAAAGTGATCGAAGGGATGGACACAGCCGCAAGCGTCGGGTTGGAACCGATCAAAGTCAACATGGTGGTCAAGCGCGGGATGAACGAATCCAGCATTTTGCCGATGGCGCGCTTCTTCCGCGAGAAGGGATACATCCTGCGCTTCATTGAATACATGGATGTGGGTCACACCAACGGCTGGCGCATGGACGATGTTGTGTCGTCTGCGGAGATCGTCAAAATGATTTCCGCCGAGATGCCGCTCGAACCGATTGACCCGAACTATCGCGGCGAAGTTGCCGAACGCTGGCGTTACACAGACGGGAGCGGCGAGATCGGGGTCATTTCATCGGTGACGCACGCCTTCTGCCGCGATTGCAACCGCGCGCGCATCTCCGCCGAAGGGAAATTGTACACGTGCCTGTTCGCCGTCAAAGGTCACGACTTGAAATCGCTCATGCGCAACGGCGCAACTGATGATGACATTTCACAGACTATTGCCCGCATCTGGGGCAAACGCGACGACCGCTACTCGGAACTCCGCTCTGAAAATACGATTGACCTGCCCAAAGTGGAAATGTCTCACATCGGCGGATAA
- a CDS encoding type II toxin-antitoxin system VapC family toxin, producing the protein MADLPIYVLDAFALMAYLKGEPSAQRIRDLLSDAEHRKCQLYMSIINLGEVLYNLERNNGLNKAREALTIIQSLPLEILPADPQTVFAAAHIKANHPISYADAFAITAALQLNGGVLTGDPEFNDVADSVEVEWLARNR; encoded by the coding sequence ATGGCTGATCTGCCAATCTATGTTCTCGACGCGTTCGCGCTGATGGCATATCTGAAAGGCGAGCCATCTGCCCAGCGTATCCGCGATCTTTTGAGCGACGCCGAACATAGGAAATGCCAACTCTACATGTCCATCATCAATTTAGGAGAAGTCCTATACAATCTGGAGCGAAACAATGGGCTGAATAAAGCCCGCGAAGCGCTCACGATCATCCAAAGCCTGCCTCTTGAGATTCTTCCCGCCGATCCTCAAACTGTCTTTGCCGCCGCGCACATCAAGGCAAACCATCCCATCTCGTACGCGGATGCCTTTGCGATTACCGCGGCGCTCCAACTGAATGGCGGCGTATTGACCGGCGACCCGGAGTTCAACGATGTGGCAGACTCCGTCGAGGTGGAATGGCTGGCGAGGAATCGATAG